A single Acidobacteriota bacterium DNA region contains:
- a CDS encoding DUF2934 domain-containing protein, with product MTTENLEELREQLLREERVQQMVRARAYEIYQMRGGQPGWESHDWFQAEGEVLAFLIADESRREDEKTIAETAAATTAPEAATTKQTRPRPASNATAAKKAAPEKTTTKQAASKKPESKPKAKPTRRSSTREESDQ from the coding sequence ATGACCACGGAGAACTTAGAAGAACTTCGCGAGCAGCTGCTTCGTGAGGAGCGCGTGCAACAGATGGTGCGGGCGCGAGCCTACGAGATTTATCAGATGCGAGGCGGTCAGCCTGGATGGGAATCTCACGATTGGTTTCAGGCCGAAGGCGAAGTGCTGGCGTTCCTAATAGCCGATGAATCGCGCCGGGAGGATGAGAAAACAATCGCCGAAACTGCGGCTGCGACGACCGCACCGGAAGCGGCAACGACTAAACAGACCAGACCGCGCCCAGCTTCCAATGCCACGGCGGCCAAAAAAGCAGCGCCAGAGAAGACGACTACAAAGCAAGCCGCGTCAAAGAAACCCGAGTCCAAACCCAAAGCCAAACCAACTCGAAGATCATCGACAAGAGAGGAGAGCGATCAGTAG